Genomic window (Arachis hypogaea cultivar Tifrunner chromosome 13, arahy.Tifrunner.gnm2.J5K5, whole genome shotgun sequence):
CACAGATCCCTCTCAATTTTGAATCACTGATGATGGTGGCAGTTGGTTATCATTCATAATGACGAGTCACTGCAACAAATTGATGAAGCTGCTGctagttatttttattctattgtgTTATGTTGTGTTCTGGTCCTGCTTAATTAGGTAGTTGAGTTGAGTTGTTAAAATGAAACTGTATCCTGTTCAATGGTTTATTTGGATGAACAAGAGATGCCGTGTGTGTActgtaaagagagagagagagaaagaggttgCTGTTTCTGCGCTTATTGTTATTGTTTGCCACGCTGTACAGGATATTAACTCATCTATATGTTTCTTGGCAATGAAGTTATAACagtttcaaaaattaatgttGAGAGTGGGATTTGAACCCACGCCCTTTCGGACCAGAACCTTAATCTGGCGCCTTAGACCAACTCGGCCATCTCAACTTAACGATGTATGGTTCCAACacgtatatattattttttgacTTTTTAAATCTCATACCCCAACCAATTGAAAATAGTGGCAACAAAATGCGAGACTCAACTTAGCTGGACAAGGGATGTAAAGTTGTTAGACGAGGTTGGAACACAATTAAAAGTTCTACTTGTTTGAAtactttttcttataaaaaaaattgctcTGGAAAATAACTtattacaaatataaaaaattaaaaatggtgGGCTAGTATAATTTGATTGAGCAgattttttccctcttttttaatgttgtgttggTTGGTCAATTTGTATTGAAGCAAATTACCAGCTGAAACATCAATATTACTTCATAAAAATAACAAACGAGCACAGTTCTGTTCATATAAAATAACTTCAATCCAGTCGCAgtttataaaattgtttaaaaatctTATAcacatacaaaaaattaattattaaattaattataatatacttatatattttatacacaCAACTAGTTTAATAACTGAATTTTTCTATGTAGACTAGACGTAGCAATTATTAATTGTTTAGCTATATACGTGTGAAAAACTGAAAATCAGGCATTTGTTTATAACGTCAGACATTTACACCCCTAATCAAAGTGCTTTGGAAATGCTAAGAGGCTTTTCAGAAGTATACGATAAATACTCACTCTCTTAAGAACTTAAAATATTTTCCTCGTCAGAGAAATGAATGTTTCAACTTTaaactagaaaaaataaaaataatcttacAAATCTATTCATTAATATTAGCAATTCTCATTGTCACGGAAGTTCTGCACGATCTCATCCATTTGCCCCGTCCGTGAAGGAAGCATCCCGTTAGAAAAACCTCAAGGAATGCACAAAATCAACCACTACCGAGGGATCGCAAGAGCTCTGTTCATGCCCTCATAATATGCTTCAGACTGTTGTTATCATTGAATGACTTCTTTCTCAGTCGAATCGAATCCTTTGCAGGATGATTCAGTCAGTGATGTGAATTTGATAAGCTATTCCTATGAATGATCATTTTTCAATGTATATGCTCCATCCACAAGATTCTAATCATTTGCCTTCTTTCGTGCCTTCGAAATCTTCTCCTTGAATTTTTTCAATGCTGCCAAAAAATTGGAACATCTAATGTCAACTCCAAAACAGCAAAAAGGTCAACAAAGGAAGCTTTGAATTCAAATTAGGTCCATGCACAATAGAAAGTAAATCTTATTTAAGACATTTTCTGAAGCAGATGAATATGATACTTCGATTCAACATGCTTATTAATGGGTggggaattaattaattaattaatttaaatgcgGAAAACCAGTACACCTTATTTTGAAGAGATATAGCATGGATTGTGAAGCAATGATCCATAAAAGGCAAATTTTTTTCACTATAAGATTATGAAGATTAAGCAAAAGCTTCTTGATGAAGCATGTAATAAAGTAGCCTATTAAACTGATGTTTGAGTCTATTCTCTGTTTCCAACTAGGTTGGTTGAGAAACTTGTCCGTTGATATACACCAAAATTGGAATTAGCACATGTACCTGATTCATAGGTAGAGTGAAGTGCTTCAATCAAACTGGATTGAATGATGTGCTCGGGGCAAGAACTAGCCTCAGCCTTTTGCATCAACTTCTTAAATTGTCGTACCTGGAGAGGTATAAGATTTGAGAAGTGTTCAAGAATTATTCAGTTCCAAATGTCGCTAAGaagaaattaacaaaacaaaTACATTCTTGAGTAACCTACCAAATATGTCTCCAAATTATTTATTTGCTGAAAAAAATATCCTGATTTATGATAACgacaaaaataccctcaaaatatttaaaaatacgcCGAAAGTACCAAGACATGAAGAAAGGTCGTCTCCATAAACGAAAACAAATGAAGTGGCAAACGACAATGCTTATGTGGCTGTCTCCTACACTATTCATGGTCTCGTTATGGAAAAGGTATTTCTTCGTGTCTGGGTACTTATAGTGCATTTTAAAATATTGAGGGTATTTTTTGACAACATATAAATTATTTGGGGACATCTTTTGTGATTTATTCTATATTCTTAATCTCCACTGGTAAATAATATAGCAGTGAACAAAATGGGAGAGAGAGCAACAACATATAATAACGGTGATCGACTAACATGCAGAAATAAAGTGTGTCCGTTACTTTTCTAATTTATTAAACACAAATCCACTTTGATCTAGTCGCTAAAAATGACCATGTGATCATTAGTGAGAGAGGGTGACCTCAAACCTCATCATTGGACATCAATGTGAAGCAGCGCCCAGTCTGGCCAGCCCGGGCAGTCCTACCAGCCCGATGAACGTAGGTCTTCACGTATTTGGGCATGTCATAGTTAATGACATTTCTTACACCTTCCACATCCATTCCACGAGTCATTGCATCAGAAGATACAAGCACTTGAAACTCGCCTTTCCGAAAATTATTCAGGGTCTTACTGCAGGAAAGCAGGTTTTTTGGGTCAAGGATCAACTGATTCCAAATCTATAGTTTTTAGGCAAAAGGAGGTGAACAGATTCATATCTATAAACAATTTTCAAAACTATATATTCCAAAAACATTATATGACATGCTAAGAACCATAGAAGCAGAGTGCACCAACACTTAATGGTGAATCCAAACACACCCCATCAGATTATAGTGTAAATCTACAAATCTACATAATTAGTCTATATTTATCATGACCAATAGTGTTCCTCATTTAACAATTATAACCAGATTTGTAGATTACTTAATGGATTTTCTCTCATTGACCAATTTGTAGAGTACAACCATCAAGTTGATGGAATGCTTAGGGAGAAGGAAACTAAACTTTCTTAAACATGGTTGCTTGTCATGTGACTTTGGCCAAGTGTAGGAGCTTTGCTTTAGGTGAATGAGATAACTTGAAAATTCCAAATTTCTTTCCTTGTTAAGATTTCAGTGGCAATAATACAACAAAAAAATTGGATTCAACACAGAGGAGAGTGGTGTCTTCTTTTGAAGTAAGTTTTGTATAATATGAAAGATCAAAGGGAGCATCTCTATATTTTCTTTGTTCAGTGAGCAAAATACCTTCTTACACGTTGATGCTGAAGACCAGAGTACTCCTTGATATCAATTTGCAGATCTCCAAAACAATTAAGCAATTTGCAGAGACGATGTGTAGATTCCACAGATTTTGTAAAAATTATGCATTTTTCTCCTTCTAGTGATTTTAAAAGGGCAACCAAATACAAGGGTTTGACCTTTCTTTCACAGATCtgcacaaaaataaataaatagaattacGAGGTAACTTCTAGTTGTCAGTTATCACTTGTCAacttaaaaatttactaaaatgaAAAGCCATTTGAACAAACAATAGAAATACTTTCATCCACCAACCAATCTCAGAATCTTGCAATCTTATCTGTGTGAGTGCTGTAACTAGCTACGCTTTGGGTTCCAACGGAATAACACATCCAGGTTATTCAAAGCAAATGATAATAACATATAGAAAAAAGGGAAAAGTTAAAAGTTGGGGGTTGGTACTAAAACAGGGTTGGAGGAAAGGTTGAGAGCAACACTACTAATAATGGTTCATGTCAGCAAAAAGTATCTTAGCTTTAAGTAATCTTTTCATACAACTCCGACGTAATTTAAAAGAGACAAAAGCACCATGCAGGTTCATACCAATTTGAAGGATTGTAGATTTTCTGGTAGTCGATAACGCATTGGCCCAGCTCTCAGGAACAAAGGGTGATGCAACTCAAGCTGAACAAGCCTGCCTGGGTCCTGAGTTATTGTCGCAGACAGGACAATCTTTGCCAGCCTAGGGTAGGGCTTATCCTTGAAACCCCTCTCAACTCCACTACAAAAAACATAATAGTAATGATAATAACAATTTAAATGTACACTTTTACAATAAACATTcattttttgtattaaatttaaataaaaagggaaaaaaaaaaggtatgCAAAATGGATCCTTCCGATTTTCAAACATATAATACAATTTGAAAAACCTAAGCCCTAACACAACCAAAAGTCTAAATCTAGTCATTAACACCTCAAAAGTCAAGATAAAAGGTACTTTGAACTCACCATCTTCTTCTGGTTGTTAACACACCCATAGAACAAGGTAAAAACGAATCACTGGGTTCAAAACTGTTATCCTCATTCAACTGCACCGATTCAAGCACAGCAGGTAGCCATGACTGGTAGGCCTCACGGAGTAGCCGATCCGTTTCATCAACCACCTGAAACCATTTGATTTGTAAACAATTAACACACACTATGTTCAATATTATATTTGTGAGATTTGAGATAATAGTGCAATCTACTACTTACAAGATATTGAAGATGCTCAAGAGTGAAGCCTTTGGTGGTATTGATATGATCCATCAATCTTCCGGGGGTTGCCACCAATATATCTACCTTACTCCTCAACCGTCTCCGAACACGAAATGCAACCTCTTCCGGATCGTAAGAAATCCCGAACTCACATTCCGGCGAGTACACCAGTTCTGAAATCTCGTCCGCAACGGAAGACTGACCGGCAGCGAGTCCCACGCGCAGGCCGAGGGGCGAGGCAATGGCGTCGAAGACACGCTTGACCTGGAAGGCGAGGTCGCGTGTAGGGACAACGACCAATGCGCGTAGGCACGTGACGACGCGTGTGGAGAGCAACTGTACGATGGGGAGCGCGTAGGCCAAGGTCTTGCCACTGCCAGTGGGGGAGTTAACGCAGAGGTCTCGGTGGAATTTCCCGGGCCCAACGGTTTCTTGCCATACCGCAACTTGCACCGGGAACAGGTTGGAAATCCCCATGTTTTCCAGTGATAATTTCAACctaaa
Coding sequences:
- the LOC112792539 gene encoding DEAD-box ATP-dependent RNA helicase 1, with translation MEEQKKRSIPVLPWMRDPLDLTLFQQIPLHTLPSLHPKLKLSLENMGISNLFPVQVAVWQETVGPGKFHRDLCVNSPTGSGKTLAYALPIVQLLSTRVVTCLRALVVVPTRDLAFQVKRVFDAIASPLGLRVGLAAGQSSVADEISELVYSPECEFGISYDPEEVAFRVRRRLRSKVDILVATPGRLMDHINTTKGFTLEHLQYLVVDETDRLLREAYQSWLPAVLESVQLNEDNSFEPSDSFLPCSMGVLTTRRRCGVERGFKDKPYPRLAKIVLSATITQDPGRLVQLELHHPLFLRAGPMRYRLPENLQSFKLICERKVKPLYLVALLKSLEGEKCIIFTKSVESTHRLCKLLNCFGDLQIDIKEYSGLQHQRVRSKTLNNFRKGEFQVLVSSDAMTRGMDVEGVRNVINYDMPKYVKTYVHRAGRTARAGQTGRCFTLMSNDEVRQFKKLMQKAEASSCPEHIIQSSLIEALHSTYESALKKFKEKISKARKKAND